AATTCATAAACTTGAAATACTGGTTGAACACGTGCTTTCTTGTACCGAGAAATAacgaaaagaaacaaaaaagctTATGTTTGAATTACTCCTACACATAAGCTCACGCTTCCAAGAAAAAGAATCATCCTGCTCGATAACATTGATATTCCTACAACCCCTAAACTCCAAACACTTTCCTATATTTATTTATGAAAACATCCTAGTAACTGCTAATAAAGCAGCAGATTTAATTTTGAGCTCCAAAACTTTCAGCTCTCCTCTTCAATGGCCACCTTtactttctctttcttcttatttctctccCTCAGCCTCTTCCTAGTATCAGCTCATACTTCTCTTTATCTCTCTCCCTTAACATTTTCTCAGAATTACCAAAAGATGCTCACAAGTTTCAGAATTTTCATTTACACCCCTCTTCAACCCATCACGTTTTCTACTCCCTCAGCTTCTATCTTCTACAATTTCCTCGTTAACAGCCCATTTCTCACGCAAGACCCGAACCAAGCTCACCTCTTCTTCGTACCCTTCTCTCCTGACACTTCCACGCGCTCTCTGGCGCGTCTTGTTCGCGAGCTCAGAACCAAGTATCCTTACTGGAACCGCACGCTTGGAGCTGATCACTTCTTCATCTCCCCTACAGGAATTGACTTCTCTTCTGACAGGAATGTTCTCGAGCTCAAGAAAAATTCAGTTCAGATTTCCGTTTTTCCCACTATCTCCGGTAACTTTATCCCTCACAAGGACATCACTTTGCCTCCTGTGAACCCTTCCTCACTCGCACTGTCCCACGCGCCGGTGAATGAGGCTCTGTCGTTTCTGTGTTATTTGAAATGGGACGGGAAGACTGAGTCAAACTTGGTGAACGAGTTGAGGTTGGACCCAGAATTTGTCATCGAATCTGAGCCGTCGGATCATCATGTAGGAAGAGTCAAGAGTAGCAAGTTTTGCTTGTTCTTCTATG
This DNA window, taken from Nicotiana tabacum cultivar K326 chromosome 4, ASM71507v2, whole genome shotgun sequence, encodes the following:
- the LOC107798457 gene encoding putative glycosyltransferase At3g07620, which encodes MATFTFSFFLFLSLSLFLVSAHTSLYLSPLTFSQNYQKMLTSFRIFIYTPLQPITFSTPSASIFYNFLVNSPFLTQDPNQAHLFFVPFSPDTSTRSLARLVRELRTKYPYWNRTLGADHFFISPTGIDFSSDRNVLELKKNSVQISVFPTISGNFIPHKDITLPPVNPSSLALSHAPVNEALSFLCYLKWDGKTESNLVNELRLDPEFVIESEPSDHHVGRVKSSKFCLFFYDADVAWMAEAMAAGCVPVVIVDRSVQDFPLTDVLRWSEMALLVGNRRGAEGLKAVLRGVPEYRYERMREFSVAATHHMVWSAEPQPHDAFHMVMYQLWMRRHTIRYARREDA